The Scatophagus argus isolate fScaArg1 chromosome 20, fScaArg1.pri, whole genome shotgun sequence genome window below encodes:
- the fam166b gene encoding protein FAM166B isoform X2 — protein sequence MDKHAPKFSKVSLTPEPYYIPGYTGHCPQLKYSMGKSYAKLTAELLTNPEVRHSDRLVLHTAQPDTALTLSSSNVREVIPGFTGFIPRRQNHFACSYSEMCRKSLSEFYQERRAKTQSADLLPERPKLPLTAVSDKVFIYKPLKSLTPTLSPYLMDADDPHKYFISGFTGHVPKSRYLIGKGFPIITNQALTQFGSQQRRDPTSQNTSGEKDSTVTSMPKIYPANTGLVPSFTGHIPGYKFTYGHTFGQLSKEALEKSGIKRILLEKS from the exons ATGGACAAACACGCCCCTAAATTCAGCAAAGTTTCACTGACACCTGAGCCATATTATATACCGGG CTATACAGGGCACTGTCCACAGCTGAAGTACAGTATGGGGAAGTCTTATGCCAAGCTCACAGCCGAGCTGCTCACCAACCCTGAGGTGAGACACTCCGATCGCTTGGTCCTCCACACGGCTCAGCCCGACACTGCTCTGACACTGAGCAGCAGTAACGTGAGGGAGGTGATACCTGGATTCACAG GGTTCATTCCGAGAAGACAAAACCACTTTGCCTGCAGCTACTCTGAAATGTGTCGTAAATCGCTGTCTGAGTTTTACCAGGAGAGAAGAGCAAAGACGCAGTCAGCAGACCTGCTACCTGAG AGACCAAAACTCCCATTGACAGCAGTCTCTGACAAAGTGTTCATCTACAAGCCCTTGAAGTCCTTGACCCCTACTTTAAGTCCATATTTAATGGATGCTGATGACCCACACAAGTACTTCATCTCAG GTTTTACAGGGCATGTGCCAAAGTCTCGCTACCTAATTGGCAAAGGTTTCCCCATCATTACCAACCAGGCACTGACCCAGTTTGGGTCACAGCAGCGACGCGACCCCACATCCCAAAACACCTCAGGGGAGAAGGACAGTACAGTAACTTCCATGCCTAAAATCTATCCAGCAAATACCGGTTTGGTGCCATCATTCACAGGACACATCCCAG GGTACAAGTTTACCTATGGACATACCTTTGGTCAGCTATCCAAGGAGGCATTAGAAAAGAGTGGCATCAAGAGGATCCTCCTGGAAAAGTCATAA
- the si:dkey-106l3.7 gene encoding uncharacterized protein si:dkey-106l3.7 → MNLYRSFGNLMEAWITEEGQCSYSEGQENNDEDSSSLSSPMGTNPRSESVDSGVETASSDMSFPATSCSISTDNTEIETFTSEGEVSTSQSPVLSSPLPSSSSPSSPRLCSTRAQEGSIALHQRVEEALQRTHSKLIKDNTLPLTVDDVLRRQPRASFLPKRHASELVRGQRSESFGLRRTVNPLVPMGLTRRRPMSMISYKQPAQTRLEDLSETEEKGLSPGLSYLEEVCQMLEEIARKQMHNQALQMGMNVLQEYQDMEALDTCQSGFQSADEDLSSCRRPENKTRAECSSSEPQRRKDYRRHFRQRSASDTTIAALHLRKLKADCRGQHLSTDDLLEKTEEDHKKQESKEEERSKINMNWKFKMMSLGRETSLRDRKSQQMQSAEKNSARRRFIQLFRRKTLLV, encoded by the exons ATGAATCTGTACAGGAGCTTTGGAAACCTCATGGAGGCTTGGATAACTGAAGAAGGTCAGTGTTCGTACTCAGAGGGGCAGGAAAATAATGATGAAGACTCTTCTTCACTTTCCTCTCCCATGGGGACTAACCCGCGCTCAGAATCGGTGGACTCTGGAGTGGAGACAGCCAGCTCTGACATGTCATTTCCTGCCACTTCCTGCTCCATCTCAACAGATAACACAGAAATAGAGACCTTTACATCAGAAGGAGAAGTCTCAACATCACagtctcctgtcctctcctcccctctgccttcttcttcttcaccttcctCCCCACGCCTTTGTTCCACCAGAGCTCAGGAAGGCTCTATTGCCTTGCACCAAAGAGTGGAGGAAGCACTGCAAAGGACTCACTCTAAGCTTATAAAGGACAACACACTGCCCCTTACAGTGGACGATGTGCTCAGGCGACAGCCTCGGGCATCTTTTCTACCCAAACGACACGCATCGGAGTTagtgagaggtcagaggtcagagagcTTTGGCCTCAGGAGGACCGTCAACCCATTAGTCCCCATGGGCCTGACTCGAAGACGACCGATGTCTATGATTTCTTACAAGCAACCAGCTCAGACAAGATTAGAG GACCTCAGTGAGACGGAGGAAAAGGGACTGAGTCCGGGGCTCAGCTACTTGGAGGAGGTGTGCCAGATGTTAGAAGAAATTGCTAGAAAACAGATGCACAACCAAGCATTACAGATGGGGATGAATGTCCTACAGGAGTATCAAGACATGGAG GCTCTTGACACCTGTCAGAGCGGCTTTCAAAGTGCTGATGAGGACCTTTCTTCTTGTCGAAggcctgaaaataaaacaagggCAGAGTGCAGTTCCAGTGAACCCCAGCGGAGGAAAGACTATCGCAGACATTTTCGGCAGAGATCAGCTTCGGACACGACCATTGCAGCGCTGCATTTAA GAAAGTTAAAAGCAGACTGCAGAGGGCAGCATCTGAGTACAGATGACCTGctggagaagacagaggaagaccaTAAAAAGCAG GAATctaaagaggaggagaggagtaAAATCAACATGAACTGGAAGTTTAAAATGATGTCTTTGGGAAGAGAGACATCCCTGCGAGACAGAAAGAG CCAACAGATGCAGTCAGCTGAGAAAAACTCAGCCCGGCGACGGTTCATCCAGCTGTTCAGGAGGAAAACTCTTCTTGTATAA
- the LOC124051976 gene encoding AP-4 complex accessory subunit RUSC2: MIGASSLSGDTLIACHFPVVQLPTWQLPVQALCGPGKRPSRLCSVGLTRAVSLPEQDSLNREHDFTGGRRHFSSSYSSLNEDRVEEEGGSDSSGRYDSTSSPEETSSRVKTESSEVRNSLRSHNSFLPNTELDEDEEDEDSDGGNLHRYHEDSSFVLHGNSNWPPSYGVRNYTTLHGDMDREWGNEGTMLGAESDQEWLSNQPIQLDSLQTECQCFHVSRSGIMAYEEQNSDRRRDNMCCCLHSQHKCSSELFSNSHTDYASDSSCNSSDGVLVNFCTIYNRSNNPATPHDLSSPAVRPSQSSEGSVFLNLQPVPKTPAEDLQHHDMTVYSPPKQADDVTPSASCWSPQGLDSNCNLYSLEPLPPGLSSLEVSDLTACLQSQATLAIGTNQKYYKLVTCDLSSQSPSPAWSSHTSCPEGQCRSSPFPSSEHLFVDQKKEGHQEVKKEKEDHQKEKRFSSAQCSGKFDSLFQICDYQVATTSTDKALCRQKHTDSSQNFSHTPCSLCPSRCSPHSSKCQGTSNTSTQPSVIVDQEHCDSDATEKGACSLENAVVRYSKAQRPTSLPIQPFVLVPADKPQAQHLGCLLEQYMNQKSNMSSSSQPGFKFKGKRSRCFSNLQLSPMGSHYPVFLEAPSSSDTCSTCTPSPECFSRRHTWSQSSRSQEHPSPCTSKRSLDTTDTSPKPTLVQEQDKTSPYSSKTGTKTFLNLMSAPNPSSLAKIPMYQDLIKITPEQSHANTEPKSLIQPQTHTSYHSVFSHTPPTLPLTTDTLHPNLQVSLSPPTSLQPEMKFPQDQAAPATDSGFFHGSFTAALSSVAPLSSLSSLLSFAVSGLHPQQIQDSAGPNGKPSQNQHSESLILSDRPPTEFCLSPDTSYESMSISHLQRRGLLRSVSRAVDLIMAHFGSSRDPEEKMRLGNSSRSPTIAGLVLEHLCPAIQNILEDGLRDHKLDLIIGQRRNHSWSVVEVSTRIGPSTKVLHSLVSKIRLCPQLSSHCMRLRAFIMGLLNLRALEFWLSHLQSQKDVVTTYYHSWGFLSMSLGQCQPLFQELLLLLQPLSVLPFDLNLLLEPRLLRNRQLCSEEEGFSPPPPCSALLVTSWPLLQADKKTDSSHSGQQSTISHRTIPDQQQSLISHNCVMQGYQGLQASRSSLLAPIPEWWPTEPNLIDGVVEGEDCSHNNVDTWSQISMDSRQEDRRGEKDSEVPNGSACVQAGSPCQAWHRWAKLFGAADTSTRTETLSEGHSGAQTRRCRRPSQWLHLDRSQLGLLAQSIKSMKLRGAYTDKDS; encoded by the exons ATGATAGGAGCATCCAGTCTCTCAGGGGACACCCTGATAGCGTGTCACTTCCCTGTGGTTCAGCTTCCCACTTGGCAGCTTCCTGTTCAGGCCCTGTGCGGCCCAGGCAAGAGGCCCAGTCGGCTCTGCTCAGTGGGCCTGACCCGAGCTGTGTCTCTCCCAGAACAAGACTCACTGAACCGAGAGCATGACTTCACTGGTGGCCGAAGACATTTTTCCAGCAGCTACAGTAGTCTCAATGAGGACcgagtggaggaggaggggggcagcGACAGCAGCGGGAGGTATGACTCCACCTCGTCACCAGAGGAGACGAGTTCCCGTGTTAAGACGGAAAGCTCTGAAGTCAGAAACAGTCTGCGGTCACACAACTCATTCCTTCCCAACACAGAGctggatgaggatgaggaagatgaagacaGTGATGGGGGGAATCTACACAGATACCATGAAGACTCATCTTTTGTGCTGCATGGAAATTCCAATTGGCCTCCAAGTTATGGTGTCAGAAATTATACAACGTTGCATGGGGACATGGACAGGGAATGGGGCAATGAAGGGACCATGTTGGGAGCTGAGAGTGATCAAGAGTGGCTCTCCAACCAGCCTATCCAGCTGGACTCTCTGCAAACCGAATGCCAGTGCTTTCATGTAAGCAGATCTGGCATCATGGCTTATGAAGAGCAAAACTCAGACAGACGGAGGGATAACATGTGTTGCTGCCTCCACAGCCAACACAAATGTTCCTCAGAGCTGTTCTCCAACAGCCACACAGACTATGCCAGCGACTCTTCCTGTAACAGTTCTGATGGTGTCTTGGTTAACTTCTGCACTATCTATAACAGGAGCAACAACCCTGCCACGCCTCATGACCTCAGCAGTCCTGCAGTCCGACCCTCTCAGTCATCTGAGGGATCTGTGTTCCTCAACCTCCAACCTGTTCCCAAGACTCCAGCTGAGGACCTTCAACATCATGACATGACAGTTTACTCTCCCCCAAAACAGGCAGATGACGTGACGCCCTCTGCATCCTGCTGGTCTCCTCAGGGCCTCGACTCTAACTGCAATCTTTACTCCCTTGAGCCACTACCCCCAGGTCTCTCCTCACTGGAGGTATCAGACCTGACTGCTTGTCTCCAAAGCCAGGCCACATTGGCCATAGGGACTAACCAGAAGTACTACAAGCTTGTGACCTGTGACCTGTCCTCCCAGTCGCCCAGCCCGGCCTGGTCCAGCCACACCAGCTGCCCTGAGGGTCAGTGCAGGAGCAGCCCCTTCCCTTCCTCTGAGCACCTCTTTGTTGATCAAAAGAAAGAAGGACATCAAGAAGTCAAGAAG GAGAAAGAGGAtcaccaaaaggaaaaaaggttCTCCTCTGCACAGTGCAGCGGCAAGTTTGACTCTCTGTTTCAGATCTGTGATTACCAAGTTGCCACCACCTCCACTGACAAAGCTCTCTGCAGGCAGAAACATACAGACAGCAGCCAAAACTTCTCCCACACGCCCTGTTCACTCTGCCCCAGCCGGTGTAGCCCACATAGCAGTAAATGCCAAGGCACAAGCAATACATCCACACAGCCATCTGTGATTGTGGACCAGGAGCACTGTGATTCTGATGCTACTGAGAAGG GAGCATGTTCACTGGAAAATGCGGTGGTTCGCTACAGTAAGGCCCAGAGACCGACCTCGCTGCCCATCCAGCCCTTCGTGCTAGTCCCTGCAGACAAACCTCAGGCCCAGCACTTGGGCTGCCTTCTGGAGCAGTACATGAATCAGAAGAGCAACATGTCCAGTAGCTCCCAACCAGGCTTCAAGTTCAAGGGCAAAAGGAGTCGATGCTTCTCTAATCTTCAGCTATCACCAATGGGCAGCCATTACCCCGTCTTCCTGGAAGCTCCTTCAAGCTCTGATACCTGCTCCACCTGCACGCCAAGTCCAGAGTGCTTCAGCCGCAGACACACATGGAGTCAGTCCAGCAGAAGCCAAGAACACCCTAGTCCATGTACATCAAAAAGAAGCCTGGATACAACTGACACCAGCCCAAAGCCCACACTGGTTCAGGAGCAAGATAAAACTAGCCCATACTCAAGCAAAACCGGGACTAAAacttttttaaatctgatgTCAGCCCCAAACCCGTCCAGCCTTGCTAAAATCCCCATGTACCAGGATCTTATTAAAATCACCCCTGAGCAGAGCCATGCCAACACTGAGCCCAAAAGTCTCATTCAGCCCCAGACCCACACTTCCTaccattcagtgttttctcataCACCACCCACTTTACCCCTAACCACTGACACCCTTCACCCAAACCTGCAGGTGTCCCTGTCTCCTCCCACAAGCTTACAACCCGAAATGAAGTTCCCTCAGGACCAGGCCGCACCTGCAACTGACTCTGGCTTTTTTCATGGTAGTTTTACAGCTGCCCTCTCCTCAGtagctcctctctcctctttgagTTCTCTGTTGTCCTTTGCTGTTTCTGGACTGCACCCACAACAAATCCAGGACTCTGCTGGGCCCAATGGGAAGCCGAGTCAGAATCAACACAGTGAATCTCTGATCCTAAGTGACAGGCCGCCCACAGAGTTCTGCCTCTCACCCGACACATCTTATGAGTCCATGTCGATCAGCCATCTTCAGAGGAGAG GTTTGCTGAGGTCCGTGAGCCGGGCAGTTGATTTGATCATGGCTCATTTTGGCAGCAGCAGGGACCCTGAAGAAAAG ATGCGTCTGGGTAACAGCTCTCGCAGTCCCACAATCGCTGGTCTGGTCCTGGAACATTTGTGTCCAGCTATCCAGAATATTTTAGAGGACGGTCTTAGGGATCACAAACTGGATCTCATCATTGGGCAGCGGCGCAACCACTCATGGAGTGTGGTGGAAGTCTCTACTAGGATTG GTCCATCCACTAAGGTCCTTCACAGCCTGGTCTCCAAAATTAGACTGTGTCCACAGCTCAGCAGCCACTGCATGAGACTGAGAGCGTTCATCATGGGCCTGCTTAA CTTGAGAGCTTTAGAATTTTGGCTCAGTCACCTTCAGAGTCAAAAAG ATGTTGTGACAACATACTACCATTCTTGGGGGTTTCTGTCCATGTCACTGGGTCAGTGCCAGCCCTTGTTTcaggagctgctgcttctgctgcagccGCTCTCTGTGTTGCCCTTTGACCTGAACTTGCTCCTGGAGCCCCGACTGTTACGTAACAGACAGCTGTGTTCAGAAGAGGAGGGTTTTTCCCCACCTCCACCATGCTCAGCCCTCTTAGTGACCAGCTGGCCATTGCTGCAAgctgacaaaaagacagacagtagcCACAGTGGTCAGCAAAGTACGATTTCACACCGGACAATCCCGGATCAGCAACAGTCTCTCATTTCTCACAATTGTGTCATGCAAGGTTACCAAGGGTTGCAGGCCAGCAGGAGTTCATTGTTAGCTCCTATTCCAGAGTGGTGGCCGACAGAGCCTAACCTTATAGATGGTGTAGTTGAAGGGGAGGACTGTAGCCATAATAATGTAGATACTTGGTCTCAAATAAGTATGGACAGCAGGCAAGAagacaggaggggagagaaagacagtgaggtGCCAAATGGATCAGCTTGTGTCCAGGCTGGGAGTCCATGTCAGGCTTGGCATCGCTGGGCCAAACTGTTTGGCGCAGCTGATACTTCCACCAGGACGGAGACACTTTCTGAGGGTCACAGTGGAGCACAAACCAGGAG GTGCAGACGACCATCACAATGGCTGCATTTGGACAGATCGCAGCTTGGACTTTTGGCTCAATCCATCAAGTCAATGAAGCTAAGAGGAGCTTACACTGACAAGGACTCCTGA
- the rnf208 gene encoding RING finger protein 208, with protein MSCLRRQPITIPMDTVKIIQSEKFPRECPVPVTQPRYAPPPRVAWDGGGEGEIIVNQACSDLTLDMTGSPRPMVPPVAPVTRREQSFLAQRKTSANEICYHQFHYKMEDVIVNQYVLRSSSTSSSTSSSSSSGPVMPCEPLDCPTCGHTYNFAGKRPRILSCLHSVCEECLQILYESCPKYKFISCPTCRRETVLFTDYGLAALAINTSILSRLPSDPNGPVQWGGDADRSCYQTVRQYCQSACTCQIANPLSSCGIM; from the coding sequence ATGTCCTGCCTCAGGCGTCAACCCATCACGATCCCCATGGACACCGTCAAGATCATCCAGTCGGAGAAGTTTCCCAGAGAGTGCCCTGTGCCCGTCACCCAGCCGCGCTATGCCCCACCCCCCAGAGTTGCATGGGACGGTGGAGGCGAAGGCGAAATCATCGTCAATCAGGCCTGCAGCGACTTGACCCTGGACATGACGGGGTCCCCACGACCTATGGTGCCCCCCGTGGCCCCTGTGACACGCAGGGAGCAGAGCTTCCTGGCGCAGCGCAAAACCAGTGCCAACGAAATCTGTTACCATCAATTCCACTATAAGATGGAAGACGTCATAGTCAACCAGTACGTACTgcgctcctcctccacctcttcctccacttcttcctcttcctcctcgggACCCGTCATGCCCTGCGAGCCCCTGGACTGTCCTACCTGTGGTCACACCTACAACTTTGCCGGCAAGCGTCCGCGCATCCTCTCCTGCCTGCACTCAGTGTGTGAGGAGTGCCTGCAGATCCTCTACGAGTCCTGTCCCAAGTACAAGTTCATCTCCTGCCCCACATGCCGGCGCGAGACAGTGCTGTTCACTGACTATGGCCTGGCTGCTCTGGCCATCAACACCAGCATCCTGAGCCGCTTGCCCTCTGACCCCAATGGGCCTGTGCAGTGGGGTGGAGATGCCGACCGCAGCTGCTACCAGACTGTGCGCCAGTACTGCCAGTCAGCCTGCACCTGCCAGATCGCCAACCCCTTGTCCTCCTGTGGCATCATGTAG
- the fam166b gene encoding protein FAM166B isoform X1 produces MDKHAPKFSKVSLTPEPYYIPGYTGHCPQLKYSMGKSYAKLTAELLTNPEVRHSDRLVLHTAQPDTALTLSSSNVREVIPGFTGFIPRRQNHFACSYSEMCRKSLSEFYQERRAKTQSADLLPEVNYGNQQFDRPKLPLTAVSDKVFIYKPLKSLTPTLSPYLMDADDPHKYFISGFTGHVPKSRYLIGKGFPIITNQALTQFGSQQRRDPTSQNTSGEKDSTVTSMPKIYPANTGLVPSFTGHIPGYKFTYGHTFGQLSKEALEKSGIKRILLEKS; encoded by the exons ATGGACAAACACGCCCCTAAATTCAGCAAAGTTTCACTGACACCTGAGCCATATTATATACCGGG CTATACAGGGCACTGTCCACAGCTGAAGTACAGTATGGGGAAGTCTTATGCCAAGCTCACAGCCGAGCTGCTCACCAACCCTGAGGTGAGACACTCCGATCGCTTGGTCCTCCACACGGCTCAGCCCGACACTGCTCTGACACTGAGCAGCAGTAACGTGAGGGAGGTGATACCTGGATTCACAG GGTTCATTCCGAGAAGACAAAACCACTTTGCCTGCAGCTACTCTGAAATGTGTCGTAAATCGCTGTCTGAGTTTTACCAGGAGAGAAGAGCAAAGACGCAGTCAGCAGACCTGCTACCTGAGGTTAACTATGGCAACCAACAATTTGAT AGACCAAAACTCCCATTGACAGCAGTCTCTGACAAAGTGTTCATCTACAAGCCCTTGAAGTCCTTGACCCCTACTTTAAGTCCATATTTAATGGATGCTGATGACCCACACAAGTACTTCATCTCAG GTTTTACAGGGCATGTGCCAAAGTCTCGCTACCTAATTGGCAAAGGTTTCCCCATCATTACCAACCAGGCACTGACCCAGTTTGGGTCACAGCAGCGACGCGACCCCACATCCCAAAACACCTCAGGGGAGAAGGACAGTACAGTAACTTCCATGCCTAAAATCTATCCAGCAAATACCGGTTTGGTGCCATCATTCACAGGACACATCCCAG GGTACAAGTTTACCTATGGACATACCTTTGGTCAGCTATCCAAGGAGGCATTAGAAAAGAGTGGCATCAAGAGGATCCTCCTGGAAAAGTCATAA